ATTCCGCACATTCTTTGAATACTGTAGTTCAATTTCCACCTTCTCTTTACAGCTCACTGACCATGCTCAACAAGGAACTGGGTGGAAGACAGCACTTAAACTCAAGAGTGACACGTGGTGACCACTAGGGGGTTGGCTCTTACTCCACTCTACCATGGCTGCCCTGAAGGGTAAAAAAAGGAAGAGCTAAGGAAGTTCGGAAAGTCTTGTGCTAAGGTTCTAAGACACAAGAGAAAAAGTCCTACACAGATGGTACTAGAGAAGAGAACTTCCTTTCATCAATTTTACATTTCCTgcctttcattttcacattttcatatCCCCTTGTCCGTATATGAAAAGGTAAATAGCAGCAGCAATCAGATTTTGTATACCTCTGTAAAAACGCCTGTGATACCACTATCTCTCAAACCTAAACAGTCTCATTACCATCAATCACTTCTCAGTCTTCCCATGCCTCATCTTCCCCTCCATGCTCATTTCTGAGTCCTTTATTACTGAGATGTCCttcttgagatagggtgaccactaCACAGAATTCCAGCTAGGTGGGGGATTTGTTAGTTTTTCAATATACAGTAATGGCATATTTGCTTCAATTCATAGCAGAGATTGAGGCTGTATAAGAAGATTCTGTCAACCACCTCTCTATTCAAGACCACATTGACGACCTGTAGTCTATAGATCAGGAACCTATGCTTTAAAGATTGTAAAAGTGTCCAACTTTTGACTTAGCTTCCACTTTCCTACGTCTCATATCACAGTACTAATTTTTGGTATGATCCCTTCCACCAAGGATGCTGGACTGATATATATTGTGATCGCTACCACTCAATGGTTTGACCATAGTTATTTCTTGATTCAGAATCTAAGTGTTATTCAGGGCTAAATCAATAACCTCtcctcttgtgtagctacagactagctattacaagaagcaatcatttaaaatattgaaaaactccTTCTCCTCACCTTCTCCAGAGGTTGACATTTTATATGTGGGGAGTTGAAATTGCCCGTTATAACTATTATTCAAGAGAGTGGTCTCTGGCCCCCCCTCAATATTGTgcactcacttcctttttctgATCAGGAGGCTGGCAGTAGAACACAGTAATTTTTGAGTTGGAACCTGAATCCAATACAGACTCTACACTTCAAAGTCTTTTTCACTTTCACAGATGGGATTTATAATGGGATCAAACTCATTTGTGTCCAAAACTGACAatacagaaccccaccccagcttgaTTTTTGAACTCAAGACTGCCCTATCTtgggtaggaaaaataaaaaatccttatcctgccagcagggccagtgatgtTTTGGCTTTACTAGACACAATAGTAGCTGGGTACTATGAAACGCAACCACTTATTAGAACATAAAAAGCATCTGCATTTCTCAGACTGTATGCTTTCCTCAACTGGAGCCTCTGTGTGTATTATACGTTTGGATAGTGCCTAGCATACGATGAGTTTTACTCAAACACAAGTAATAATGCCGAAACCTGGGAAGTACCATTTCAGCACAATAGGAACGGCAACAAATGAATTTTTCCTCAGCCCGTCTATGATGTCGGCCGCTTTGTCAGCATATATCCTCTGCAGCGCCTTGCGATGGATCACCTCCGACGTGCCACCCAGAGTGTTGTCCATCTGGAATTTGGCTTGCTCCTCAGCAGACAAGCGGGGAGTTTCTTTGGATTGCCTCTAAGACTCTGATTGTTGCCAGGGTGGTCTCCAAGACAACATCCAGATGAAAGGGAAAATGTGTTAGCCATAGTACAATATTACTTTCTGGAAATAAAGGtcgggtctacactacagacctatattggtgtaactatgttgctcaggggtgtgaaaaatccacactgagcaatgcagttacatcgacctaatcccctgtgtagacagtgtcatgtcaacgggagagcttctcccatcaacacagctatcacgtcttggggaggtggattaactaagctgatgggagaagctctcccgttggcataggagtttcttcacttaagcactgcatcagcacagctgcagtgttttaagtgtccaCTTACCCGAACATTTAAGTGAACCAAAACAAGAACTTAATACTTCTGTAACGCTGTGCACGTAAAACAGGAGGCACTTGAGAAATGGTTTAATATTTCCACATCTGCTTATTCTAATCTACCTATATTTCATCTGCTTCCTATACAGTATTGCATCTTTTCACAAGAAGTTACAGGCTACTAAAATGCTTCCTTCAGGAAATAAGATTTTCCATGGGTGGGAGGTACACAATTGACAGCATTACTACAAAAGAAAGCGATAAATCTTAGCATAGGCAAACAATTGCTGTGCTGAGTTCCATTTGGAGTGTCAATCATTTAACACTCTGTGAATGTCATTCTTCagatttttaacagaaatatatttcagcCTCTATGTACTAAGAAAAGGAAGCATCAATTATGCACCTGCCATTGAACAGTTTCATTTGGAATGAgctaaagagaagagaaagaaagctgtGCCAAAGCTACCGACCACGATAAAGTCAAtgggttggaggggaaggagttggtgaTCAGAAGCAGTTACTTGGATTTTGATTCTTGTATTCACAGAGGTTGAACAGTCCTTAGGTAGAAGGATAACCATGTCTACCAAaggcaggacaagtagtaatgggctaaatctgcagcaagggagatttagattagatattaggaaagctttctaactataagggtatgtctacactacgggattaatccgaatttatataattcgaattttggaaacagattgtataaagtcgaatgtatgcggccacactaagcacattaattcagcggtgtgcgtccatgttccggggctagcgtcgatttctggagtgttgcactgtgggtagctatcccatagctatcccatagttcccgcagtctcccccgcccattggaattctgggttgagatcccagtgcctgatgggacaaaaaacattgtcgcaggtggttctgggtacagcctcacccctccctccctccctgcatgaaagcaacggacagcagacaaccatttcgtgccttttttcctgggtgaacactgcagactccataccacggtaagcatggagcccgctcagctcaagacagcagtcatgaacattgaaaacacctcgcgcgttcttctggggtttatgctgagccaggaccagaaaaatgaggcgaggaggcagcggcggtggcagcgcagcgacaagcgtgatgagaacatggacatggacacggacacagaattcttcaaaccgcgggccccggtgctttggagatcatgttgttaatggggcaggttctatccatggaacgccaattctgggcaagggaaacaagcacagactggtgggaccgcatagtgttgcaggtgtgggatgattcccagtggctgcggaactttcgcatgcgtaagggcactgtcatggaactttatgacttgctgtcccctgacCTGacgcgccagaataccaagatgagagcagccctcacagttgagaagcgagtggcgatagccctgtggaagcttgcaacgccagacagctaccggtcactcgggaatcaatttggagtgggcaaatctactgtgggggctgctgtgatgcaagtagccaaagcaatcactcaggtgctgctacgaaaggtagtgactctgggaaatgtgcaggccatagtggatggctttgctgcaatgggattccctaactgtggtggggcaatagatggaacccatatccctatcttgtcaccggaccACTAGGGTACCactagggtacccagtacataaaccgcaaggggtacttttcaatggtgctgcaagcacttgtggatcacaagggacgtttcaccaacatcaatgtgggctggccgggtagggttcatgacgctcgcgtcttcaggaacactactctgtttaaagggctgcagcaagggacttactttccggaccagaaaataaccgttggggatgttgaaatgccaatagttattcttggcgacccagcctaccccttaataccatggctcatgaagccatacacaggcagcctggacaggagtcaggagctgttcaactacaggctgagcaagtgcagaatggtggtagaatgtgcatttggccgtttgaAAGGTCGCTGgccatcgttactgactcgctcagacctcagccaaatcaatctccccattgttatttctgcttgctgtgtgctccacagtctctgtgaaagtaagggcgagacctttatggcggggtgggaggctgaggcaaatcgcctggctgctgattatgtgcagccagacaccagggcgattagaagagcacaccaggaagctctgtgcatcagagaagctttgaaaaccagtttcatgactggccaggctacagtgtgaaatatctgtttgtttctccttcatgaaaacccgccccctttattgactcattctctgtaaggaacccaccctcccccttcccccagcttgctttaaaaccaaataaagtcactatcgtttaaaaatcatttattctttattaatacattataaaaagagagagggaacctgggtggggtttgggaggaggatcggggggaaggaaaaggcactaaaaaaaggttaaaaaaatgacagcctttttcttgggctgtccactggggtggaatgggaaggtgtacggagcctcccccccccgcgttcttacacgtctgggtgaggaggctatggaacatggtgaggggggaggggggttatacaggggctgtagtggcactctgttatcctgctgccgttcctgaagctccaccagacgccagagcatgtctgtttgctcacgcagcagccccagtgttgcatcctgcctcctctgatcttcctgccaccacctctcatctcgagcgtctctcctctcctcacgttggtccctcctgtcctcacgttcactgtcttctttcctatactttgaaacggtgtccttccactcattcagatgagctctgtcactgcggatggattccatgatttctgcgaacatctcgtctcgcgtcttctttttccgatgccttatctgtgatagccttcgggacggaggagggaggcttgaagaatttgcagctgctggagggagggaaaaaaggagagaatttttttaaaagatacattttgcagaacaatgcttatactctttcacggtgaacaacactattcacattacatagcacatgtgatttctgtgcaaggtcgcattttgcctcttaatattgagtgcctgtggctttgctgctagagatcacagacgcaggtctgggcaacagaattcggcttgcatgcggccatggtaagccattgtctttcggcttctgcgccctcctttcccacataccaagcaaagcccgttgagtgctgcggttttcctgttaacattcagcagcagaaaacaaactaaccccccgcccccatccaattctctggatgatcgctttatccctccccccaccacgtggctggtatcagggaagatccatGCAGGaaccaaacaccccccaccccgccatgaattctctgggatgatcgctttacccctccccccaccacgtggctggtatcagggaagatccctgctagccaaacttgaaaagctctgggccaatttccccccgccaccccccccccccagcttcatggagatgtccctggaggatttccactccatccccagacacgttaacagaattttccagtagctgtactggctgcgaatgcatcccaagtcctcagggcaaagtaatcgttaaaaacccttgcttttaaaacaagttttatattttaaaaggtaaactcacctgaggtcccttccatggggtcgtggtcttggatactaggttgggagggtacttcagtcaggctgagaaaaagatcctggctgttgggaagaaCGGAGTGctcggtgctctctgcaagctcgtccttctcctcctcctcttccccgtccgcagaatcctcaggtgtagctgatgagatgatccccccctcggaatccacggtcagaggtggggtagtggtggcggccccccctagaactgcatgcagctcgtcgtagaagtggcatgtccgcggctctgacccggagcaaccgtttgcctcctttgttttttgataggcttgtctgagctccttgactttcacgcagcactgatctgagtccctattgtggcctctctccatcatgcccttggagattttttcaaaagtttttgcatttcgtctttttgaacgaagttctgctagcactgaatcctctccccatatagcgatcagatccagtacctcccgtacggtccatgctggtgctctttttcgattatcggcctgcatggttacctgtgctgatgagctatctgtggtcacctgtgctctccacactgggcaaacaggaaatgaaattcaaatgttcgcagggcttttcctgtctacctggccagtgcatccgagtttagattgctgtccagagtggtcacaatggtgcactgtgggatagctcccggaggccaataccatcgaattgcggccacactaactctaatttgaaatgataacattgattttggcgctactccgctcgtcggggtggagcacagaaatcgatttaaagagccctttatttcaaattaaatggcttggttgtgtggacgggtgcagggttaattcgatttaacgctgctaaatccgaattaaagttgtagtgtagaccaggcctaagggtagttaagcactggaataggcttccaaggaagactGTGaactccccatcattggaggtttttaagaacaggttggacaaacttttgtcagggatggtctaggtttacttggtccaactcagtgcagggggctagacttgatgacttcttgaggtcattttcagccctacatttttatgactcTATGATCCTATAACCAAGAAAAAACAATTCCGGGCATCAGTATTTAAGCAGTATTATACCAtatatggtgtcaagtatcagggggtagccgtgttagtccgtatctacaaaaacaacaaggagtctggtggcaccttaaagactaacagatttatttgggcataagctttcgtgggtaaaaacctcacttcttcggatgcatagagtgaaagttacagatgcaggcattatatactgacacatggagagcagggagttacttcgcaagtggagaaccagtgttgacagggccaattcaatcagggtggatgtagtccactcccaataatggatgaggaggtgtcaattccaggagaggaaaagctgcttttgtaatgagccagccactcccagtccctattcaagcccagattaatgatgtaaaatttgcaaatgaattttagttctgctgtttctctttgaagtctgtttctgaagtttttttgttcaatgatagtgacttttaaatctgtaatagaatgaccagggagattgaagtattcacttactggcttatgtatgttaccattcctgatgtccgatttgtgtccatttattcttttgcggagggactgtccggtttggccaatgtacatggcagaggggcattgctggcacatgatggcatatataacattagtgaatgtgcaggtgaatgagcccttgatggtgtggctgatgtggttgggtcctctgatggtgtcgccagagtagatatggggacagagtaggcaacgaggtttgctacagggattggttcctgggttggtgtttctgtggtgtggtgtgtagttgctggtgagtatttgcttcaggttgggggggtggtctgtaagcgaggactggcctgcctcccaaggtctgcgagagtgagggatcgttttccaggataggttgtagatcattgataatgcactggagaggttttagctgggggctgtaggggatggccagtggtgttctgttattttccttgttgggcctgtcctgtagtaggtgatttctgggtacccatcttgctctttcaatctgtttcctcacttccccaggtgggtattgtagttttacgaatgcttgataaagatctttgtcctcacccacaaccacttcagatttggggacaacttataccttcaagtcagtggcactgctatgggtacccgcatggccccacagtatgccaacatttttatggctcacttagaacaacgcttcctcagctctcgtcccctagtgcccctcctctacttcagctacattgatgacatcttcatcatatggacccacagaaaggaggtccttgaagaattccacctggacttcaacaatttccaccccaccatcaacctcagcctggactagtCCACACAAGACATCCACTTCTTGGACACTACagggcaaataagtgatggtcacataaacaccaccctataccagaaacctactgaccgctatatgtacctacatgcctccagcttccatccaagacacatcacacaatccattgtctacagccaagccctaagatacaaccgaatttgctccaacccctcagacagagacaaacacctacaagatctttatcaagcattcgtaaaactacaatacccacccccgccccacttcgctgcttggggcggcaaaaaacctagagccagccctgtcctttagcaccctcggatgcaacaCATCTgggcccatggacttgtgctcgtccagcttttctaaatagtcccgaaccacttctttctccacagagggctggtcacctcgcCCCATGCAGTGCTgcacagtgcagtagtctgggagctgaccttcttcatgaagacagaggcaaaaaaagcactgagtacattagctttttccacatcctctgtcactaggttgcctccctcattcagtaaggggcccacactttccttgactttcttcttgttgctaatgtacctgaagaaacctttattgttactcttaacatctcttgctagctgcaactccaagtgtgatttggccttcctgatttcactcctgcatgcctgaggcctggtctacactaggaggttatgttgaatttagcagtgttaaatcaaattaaccctgcacccgtccacacaacgaagctatttagtttgacatagaggtctctttaattcgatttctgtactcctccccgacgaggggagtagtgctaaattcgacatggccatgtcgaattagggtaggtatGGATGAAATTCGATggtaatagctctgggagctatcccacagtgcaccactctgttgacgctctggacagccgtctgagctcggatgctctgaccagccacacagaaaaagccccgggaaaatttgaattccttttcctgtctggccagtttgaatctcatttcctgtttggacattgtagcgagctcagcagcactggcaacgatgcagagttctccagcagaggtgaccatgcaatcgctgaatagaaagagggccccagcatggactgatcgggaagtcttggatctgattgctgtgtggggcgatgagtccgtgctttcggagcagcaatcgaaaaaatggaatgcgaagatctacgagaagatctcaaaagccatgacagagagaggatacagccgggattcaacgcagtgccgcgtgaaaatcaaggagctgagacaagggtaccagaagaccaaagagtcaaacggacgctccggatcccagccccagacatgccgtttctacgaggcactgcattccattcttaggtgcggccgccaccactaccccaccactgaccgtggactctgacgatgagatattgtcaacggccgcttccttggagatgttagcggacggggaagatgaggaaggagatgaggaggacaaggcagtcgacagcgcttacaatgctgatttccccgacagccaggatctcttcatcaccctcacggagatcccctaccagcCCTCCCCAGGCGTTAATCCGGACCCtaaatcaggggaaggatcagtcggtaagtgttttaaacatgtaaacatttattttgaacagaacaggaatattaacaatgggtttttcatgattagtttgccctaggcgcttaacgttttagtccttggaagtgcaactactgcaaaagaatctaaaaatgtccagtttatcatgattagtttgccctaggcgctctactttttagtccttgccagtgcagctactggaaataagatctatatgtccggggatagagctgaaatcctcatgggacatctccatgaagctctcctggagttaattggaaagcctttgcatgaggttcctggggagagcggccttattgcgtcctccgtggtaggaaacttttccacgccgggctagcagcaagtactctgggatcattgccttacAGAGCATGGCCGCAgatggccctggtttttgctggcattcacgcagcatgcggtctttctctgtgtcagaaatcctcatcagagttatgtcgctcatggtgacctgctttgaattaggggaatgttaatattgggactgcttgcctgttcctttacattactgtaaccggcggtttacagccacgcggtggaggcgggagaggggcagcatacagggatctttcctggggacagccgcgagggggtgagacaggggcagagttcatgcttgccggattgccggcagcaggaactggccaacgctaggagcattgctttgaacgtgaaaggagggcactgctataaattacg
This portion of the Chrysemys picta bellii isolate R12L10 unplaced genomic scaffold, ASM1138683v2 scaf978, whole genome shotgun sequence genome encodes:
- the LOC135979546 gene encoding uncharacterized protein LOC135979546 — protein: MQADNRKRAPAWTVREVLDLIAIWGEDSVLAELRSKRRNAKTFEKISKGMMERGHNRDSDQCCVKVKELRQAYQKTKEANGCSGSEPRTCHFYDELHAVLGGAATTTPPLTVDSEGGIISSATPEDSADGEEEEEKDELAESTEHSVLPNSQDLFLSLTEVPSQPSIQDHDPMEGTSAAANSSSLPPPSRRLSQIRHRKKKTRDEMFAEIMESIRSDRAHLNEWKDTVSKYRKEDSEREDRRDQREERRDARDERWWQEDQRRQDATLGLLREQTDMLWRLVELQERQQDNRVPLQPLYNPPPPSPCSIASSPRRVRTRGGEAPYTFPFHPSGQPKKKAVIFLTFF